A stretch of the Perca fluviatilis chromosome 17, GENO_Pfluv_1.0, whole genome shotgun sequence genome encodes the following:
- the LOC120544936 gene encoding uncharacterized protein LOC120544936 isoform X1 codes for MCQSAGQDEWRKARSHHLSCLLSCNVVPEKNCSHCTSPAIIRCRDCMPEEWLCTECDTHIHKKHTLHNRESCIGGIYKPIEPTVCCVKQDGGYTLVNQVCLLPTVRTVQLCTCDPATITESAGRAIIMVCINGRYDLHLPNLSCKLCLAQWTPDMSDLIRSGYWPASVNADTLFSVDVFTSFEELKTVAPSFSRQVFLEKRTCQFGRTAGRGICGASRWSAACETARRASKLDEEGIEVVVCRHRVLLKALNMYRGEIFAYPLFLQKELQTATNGQFFCTDIACKYWPYLEKLSVSMSELRPLLQMRPFLSVMHAKAHSTKSKIIWSGKNQEGAGTTAGEEVEMVNSYLCRCALTTKYMTKSARNDMLTVHAIGWNRRKQDGLHLALSSRYVKTCEKAEAESQRLEDLSSQLGCPENMVHQWVHDVREWASDDSAGTRCDDQQPLQESIEEMFLAVHHRKASLYNQTDNKIRQLQGRKLGEDKKKLFEKKSSCTMSRLQMRSASLRIRWKADSLWWKETVGQTV; via the exons AGTGGCGGAAAGCGAGGTCTCATCATCTGAGCTGCTTGCTGTCCTGCAACGTGGTTCCAGAAAAGAACTGCAGCCACTGCACATCTCCTGCCATCATTCGATGCAGAGACTGCATGCCAGAGGAGTGGCTGTGTACGGAGTgtgacacacacatccacaaaaaacacacactccatAACAGGGAGTCCTGCATTGGGGGAATTTACAAGCCCATAGAGCCAACAGTGTGCTGCGTAAAGCAAGATGGCGGATATACACTGGTCAATCAAG TATGTCTTTTGCCTACAGTGAGGACTGTCCAGTTGTGCACGTGTGATCCTGCAACCATAACAGAATCGGCTGGTAGAGCAATAATTATGGTTTGCATAAATG gtCGGTATGATTTGCACTTGCCAAACTTGTCTTGCAAATTATGTCTGGCACAGTGGACACCTGACATGAGCGACCTCATACGCAGTGGGTACTGGCCAGCATCTGTGAATGCTGACACATTGTTTTCAGTGGATGTCTTTACTTCATTTGAAGAGTTGAAAACTGTGGCTCCCAGTTTTTCGCGTCAGGTTTTTTTGGAGAAGAGGACCTGTCAATTTGGAAGG ACTGCCGGCAGAGGAATCTGTGGAGCCAGTCGGTGGTCTGCTGCATGTGAGACAGCCAGAAGAGCTAGTAAACTGGATGAAGAGGGCATTGAGGTGGTTGTTTGCCGACACAGAGTGCTATTGAAGGCCCTCAACATGTATAGGGGGGAAATATTTGCTTATCCGCTGTTCCTGCAAAAGGAGCTTCAGACAGCCACAAATGGACAGTTCTTTTGCACGGATATTGCTTGCAAGTATTGGCCCTACCTTGAAAAGTTGTCGGTCTCCATGTCAGAGCTCAGACCTTTACTACAGATGAGGCCATTCCTTTCTGTCATGCATGCCAAGGCCCATTCAACAAAGAGTAAG ATAATCTGGAGTGGCAAAAATCAAGAGGGTGCTGGTACAACTGCAGGGGAGGAGGTCGAAATGGTAAACAGCTACCTCTGTCGTTGTGCCCTCACAACCAAGTACATGACAAAATCTG CCAGGAATGACATGTTAACAGTCCATGCTATTGGATGGAACCGACGGAAGCAGGATGGCCTTCATCTTGCATTATCCAGCAGATACGTCAAG acTTGTGAAAAGGCGGAGGCTGAGTCTCAGAGACTGGAAGATTTGAGCAGTCAACTTGGTTGCCCTGAGAACATGGTGCATCAGTGGGTTCATGATGTCAGAGAATGGGCTTCTGATG attCTGCAGGTACCAGATGTGATGACCAACAACCTCTTCAGGAATCAATTGAAGAAATGTTTCTTGCAGTTCATCACAGAAAAGCCAGCCTTTATAATCAGACTG ACAACAAAATTCGACAGTTGCAAGGAAGGAAATTGGGGGAAGATAAGAAAAaactgtttgaaaaaaaatcaagctGTACAATGAGCAGGTTGCAGATGAGGAGCGCATCCTTGAGGATAAGGTGGAAAGCAGACTCTCTGTGGTGGAAGGAGACAGTGGGGCAGACTGTCTAA
- the LOC120544936 gene encoding uncharacterized protein LOC120544936 isoform X4: MASVEHFTCSACTPNMIALCADGNRKQYRFRQSKGSEQPYFDGTFIAKEAEVQHFVEEIRSKMKSTAGRGICGASRWSAACETARRASKLDEEGIEVVVCRHRVLLKALNMYRGEIFAYPLFLQKELQTATNGQFFCTDIACKYWPYLEKLSVSMSELRPLLQMRPFLSVMHAKAHSTKSKIIWSGKNQEGAGTTAGEEVEMVNSYLCRCALTTKYMTKSARNDMLTVHAIGWNRRKQDGLHLALSSRYVKTCEKAEAESQRLEDLSSQLGCPENMVHQWVHDVREWASDDSAGTRCDDQQPLQESIEEMFLAVHHRKASLYNQTDNKIRQLQGRKLGEDKKKLFEKKSSCTMSRLQMRSASLRIRWKADSLWWKETVGQTV, translated from the exons ATGGCCAGTGTAGAGCACTTCACCTGCTCGGCATGTACACCCAACATGATAGCTCTTTGTGCAGATGGCAACAGAAAGCAGTACCGATTTCGACAGTCAAAAGG gtCAGAGCAACCATATTTTGATGGTACTTTCATCGCCAAGGAAGCTGAAGTACAGCATTTTGTTGAGGAGATCAGGAGTAAAATGAAAAGT ACTGCCGGCAGAGGAATCTGTGGAGCCAGTCGGTGGTCTGCTGCATGTGAGACAGCCAGAAGAGCTAGTAAACTGGATGAAGAGGGCATTGAGGTGGTTGTTTGCCGACACAGAGTGCTATTGAAGGCCCTCAACATGTATAGGGGGGAAATATTTGCTTATCCGCTGTTCCTGCAAAAGGAGCTTCAGACAGCCACAAATGGACAGTTCTTTTGCACGGATATTGCTTGCAAGTATTGGCCCTACCTTGAAAAGTTGTCGGTCTCCATGTCAGAGCTCAGACCTTTACTACAGATGAGGCCATTCCTTTCTGTCATGCATGCCAAGGCCCATTCAACAAAGAGTAAG ATAATCTGGAGTGGCAAAAATCAAGAGGGTGCTGGTACAACTGCAGGGGAGGAGGTCGAAATGGTAAACAGCTACCTCTGTCGTTGTGCCCTCACAACCAAGTACATGACAAAATCTG CCAGGAATGACATGTTAACAGTCCATGCTATTGGATGGAACCGACGGAAGCAGGATGGCCTTCATCTTGCATTATCCAGCAGATACGTCAAG acTTGTGAAAAGGCGGAGGCTGAGTCTCAGAGACTGGAAGATTTGAGCAGTCAACTTGGTTGCCCTGAGAACATGGTGCATCAGTGGGTTCATGATGTCAGAGAATGGGCTTCTGATG attCTGCAGGTACCAGATGTGATGACCAACAACCTCTTCAGGAATCAATTGAAGAAATGTTTCTTGCAGTTCATCACAGAAAAGCCAGCCTTTATAATCAGACTG ACAACAAAATTCGACAGTTGCAAGGAAGGAAATTGGGGGAAGATAAGAAAAaactgtttgaaaaaaaatcaagctGTACAATGAGCAGGTTGCAGATGAGGAGCGCATCCTTGAGGATAAGGTGGAAAGCAGACTCTCTGTGGTGGAAGGAGACAGTGGGGCAGACTGTCTAA
- the LOC120544936 gene encoding uncharacterized protein LOC120544936 isoform X2 has product MCQSAGQDEWRKARSHHLSCLLSCNVVPEKNCSHCTSPAIIRCRDCMPEEWLCTECDTHIHKKHTLHNRESCIGGIYKPIEPTVCCVKQDGGYTLVNQVCLLPTVRTVQLCTCDPATITESAGRAIIMVCINGRYDLHLPNLSCKLCLAQWTPDMSDLIRSGYWPASVNADTLFSVDVFTSFEELKTVAPSFSRQVFLEKRTCQFGRTAGRGICGASRWSAACETARRASKLDEEGIEVVVCRHRVLLKALNMYRGEIFAYPLFLQKELQTATNGQFFCTDIACKYWPYLEKLSVSMSELRPLLQMRPFLSVMHAKAHSTKNNLEWQKSRGCWYNCRGGGRNGKQLPLSLCPHNQVHDKIWNDMLTVHAIGWNRRKQDGLHLALSSRYVKTCEKAEAESQRLEDLSSQLGCPENMVHQWVHDVREWASDDSAGTRCDDQQPLQESIEEMFLAVHHRKASLYNQTDNKIRQLQGRKLGEDKKKLFEKKSSCTMSRLQMRSASLRIRWKADSLWWKETVGQTV; this is encoded by the exons AGTGGCGGAAAGCGAGGTCTCATCATCTGAGCTGCTTGCTGTCCTGCAACGTGGTTCCAGAAAAGAACTGCAGCCACTGCACATCTCCTGCCATCATTCGATGCAGAGACTGCATGCCAGAGGAGTGGCTGTGTACGGAGTgtgacacacacatccacaaaaaacacacactccatAACAGGGAGTCCTGCATTGGGGGAATTTACAAGCCCATAGAGCCAACAGTGTGCTGCGTAAAGCAAGATGGCGGATATACACTGGTCAATCAAG TATGTCTTTTGCCTACAGTGAGGACTGTCCAGTTGTGCACGTGTGATCCTGCAACCATAACAGAATCGGCTGGTAGAGCAATAATTATGGTTTGCATAAATG gtCGGTATGATTTGCACTTGCCAAACTTGTCTTGCAAATTATGTCTGGCACAGTGGACACCTGACATGAGCGACCTCATACGCAGTGGGTACTGGCCAGCATCTGTGAATGCTGACACATTGTTTTCAGTGGATGTCTTTACTTCATTTGAAGAGTTGAAAACTGTGGCTCCCAGTTTTTCGCGTCAGGTTTTTTTGGAGAAGAGGACCTGTCAATTTGGAAGG ACTGCCGGCAGAGGAATCTGTGGAGCCAGTCGGTGGTCTGCTGCATGTGAGACAGCCAGAAGAGCTAGTAAACTGGATGAAGAGGGCATTGAGGTGGTTGTTTGCCGACACAGAGTGCTATTGAAGGCCCTCAACATGTATAGGGGGGAAATATTTGCTTATCCGCTGTTCCTGCAAAAGGAGCTTCAGACAGCCACAAATGGACAGTTCTTTTGCACGGATATTGCTTGCAAGTATTGGCCCTACCTTGAAAAGTTGTCGGTCTCCATGTCAGAGCTCAGACCTTTACTACAGATGAGGCCATTCCTTTCTGTCATGCATGCCAAGGCCCATTCAACAAAGA ATAATCTGGAGTGGCAAAAATCAAGAGGGTGCTGGTACAACTGCAGGGGAGGAGGTCGAAATGGTAAACAGCTACCTCTGTCGTTGTGCCCTCACAACCAAGTACATGACAAAATCTG GAATGACATGTTAACAGTCCATGCTATTGGATGGAACCGACGGAAGCAGGATGGCCTTCATCTTGCATTATCCAGCAGATACGTCAAG acTTGTGAAAAGGCGGAGGCTGAGTCTCAGAGACTGGAAGATTTGAGCAGTCAACTTGGTTGCCCTGAGAACATGGTGCATCAGTGGGTTCATGATGTCAGAGAATGGGCTTCTGATG attCTGCAGGTACCAGATGTGATGACCAACAACCTCTTCAGGAATCAATTGAAGAAATGTTTCTTGCAGTTCATCACAGAAAAGCCAGCCTTTATAATCAGACTG ACAACAAAATTCGACAGTTGCAAGGAAGGAAATTGGGGGAAGATAAGAAAAaactgtttgaaaaaaaatcaagctGTACAATGAGCAGGTTGCAGATGAGGAGCGCATCCTTGAGGATAAGGTGGAAAGCAGACTCTCTGTGGTGGAAGGAGACAGTGGGGCAGACTGTCTAA
- the LOC120544936 gene encoding uncharacterized protein LOC120544936 isoform X3 produces the protein MCQSAGQDEWRKARSHHLSCLLSCNVVPEKNCSHCTSPAIIRCRDCMPEEWLCTECDTHIHKKHTLHNRESCIGGIYKPIEPTVCCVKQDGGYTLVNQVCLLPTVRTVQLCTCDPATITESAGRAIIMVCINGRYDLHLPNLSCKLCLAQWTPDMSDLIRSGYWPASVNADTLFSVDVFTSFEELKTVAPSFSRQVFLEKRTCQFGRTAGRGICGASRWSAACETARRASKLDEEGIEVVVCRHRVLLKALNMYRGEIFAYPLFLQKELQTATNGQFFCTDIACKYWPYLEKLSVSMSELRPLLQMRPFLSVMHAKAHSTKSKIIWSGKNQEGAGTTAGEEVEMVNSYLCRCALTTKYMTKSARNDMLTVHAIGWNRRKQDGLHLALSSRYVKTCEKAEAESQRLEDLSSQLGCPENMVHQWVHDVREWASDDSAGTRCDDQQPLQESIEEMFLAVHHRKASLYNQTGLVPSFSCFSQSAPD, from the exons AGTGGCGGAAAGCGAGGTCTCATCATCTGAGCTGCTTGCTGTCCTGCAACGTGGTTCCAGAAAAGAACTGCAGCCACTGCACATCTCCTGCCATCATTCGATGCAGAGACTGCATGCCAGAGGAGTGGCTGTGTACGGAGTgtgacacacacatccacaaaaaacacacactccatAACAGGGAGTCCTGCATTGGGGGAATTTACAAGCCCATAGAGCCAACAGTGTGCTGCGTAAAGCAAGATGGCGGATATACACTGGTCAATCAAG TATGTCTTTTGCCTACAGTGAGGACTGTCCAGTTGTGCACGTGTGATCCTGCAACCATAACAGAATCGGCTGGTAGAGCAATAATTATGGTTTGCATAAATG gtCGGTATGATTTGCACTTGCCAAACTTGTCTTGCAAATTATGTCTGGCACAGTGGACACCTGACATGAGCGACCTCATACGCAGTGGGTACTGGCCAGCATCTGTGAATGCTGACACATTGTTTTCAGTGGATGTCTTTACTTCATTTGAAGAGTTGAAAACTGTGGCTCCCAGTTTTTCGCGTCAGGTTTTTTTGGAGAAGAGGACCTGTCAATTTGGAAGG ACTGCCGGCAGAGGAATCTGTGGAGCCAGTCGGTGGTCTGCTGCATGTGAGACAGCCAGAAGAGCTAGTAAACTGGATGAAGAGGGCATTGAGGTGGTTGTTTGCCGACACAGAGTGCTATTGAAGGCCCTCAACATGTATAGGGGGGAAATATTTGCTTATCCGCTGTTCCTGCAAAAGGAGCTTCAGACAGCCACAAATGGACAGTTCTTTTGCACGGATATTGCTTGCAAGTATTGGCCCTACCTTGAAAAGTTGTCGGTCTCCATGTCAGAGCTCAGACCTTTACTACAGATGAGGCCATTCCTTTCTGTCATGCATGCCAAGGCCCATTCAACAAAGAGTAAG ATAATCTGGAGTGGCAAAAATCAAGAGGGTGCTGGTACAACTGCAGGGGAGGAGGTCGAAATGGTAAACAGCTACCTCTGTCGTTGTGCCCTCACAACCAAGTACATGACAAAATCTG CCAGGAATGACATGTTAACAGTCCATGCTATTGGATGGAACCGACGGAAGCAGGATGGCCTTCATCTTGCATTATCCAGCAGATACGTCAAG acTTGTGAAAAGGCGGAGGCTGAGTCTCAGAGACTGGAAGATTTGAGCAGTCAACTTGGTTGCCCTGAGAACATGGTGCATCAGTGGGTTCATGATGTCAGAGAATGGGCTTCTGATG attCTGCAGGTACCAGATGTGATGACCAACAACCTCTTCAGGAATCAATTGAAGAAATGTTTCTTGCAGTTCATCACAGAAAAGCCAGCCTTTATAATCAGACTG GCCTCGTGCCGTCATTCAGTTGCTTCTCTCAGTCCGCGCCAGACTAG